One Fusobacterium ulcerans DNA segment encodes these proteins:
- the ftsY gene encoding signal recognition particle-docking protein FtsY — MGFFSKLFKKDKNEEEKSNVTVAGVEISEILEENKEKSELEIEKEIIESIPEEKEEDLTEPVLEEKMEELKDPIPEIKKEEESKGFFTSLKDKLFKSREGLFGKLKSFILGRSVIDFEMYEELEDILIQSDIGMDMTVKIVGALEKEVKKRGIKDPKDIYPVLKEVMEGFLIKEGNDIVIEDGKLNVILVVGVNGVGKTTTIGKLASKFVKDGKKVILGAGDTFRAAAIEQLEEWAKRSGAEIVKSTQGSDPGAVVFDTLAAAEARGADIAIIDTAGRLHNKNNLMKELEKIHNIIKKKLGDQHYESILVIDGTTGQNGLSQAKVFNEVTDLTGFIITKLDGTAKGGIVFSISEEIKKPIKFIGVGEKIEDLRKFDAKEYIQAIFD; from the coding sequence ATGGGTTTTTTCAGCAAACTTTTTAAGAAAGATAAGAATGAAGAAGAGAAGAGTAATGTCACTGTTGCTGGTGTTGAAATCTCTGAAATTCTTGAAGAAAATAAAGAAAAATCAGAACTTGAAATAGAAAAAGAAATAATCGAATCTATTCCTGAAGAAAAAGAGGAAGATTTAACTGAACCTGTACTTGAAGAAAAAATGGAAGAGTTAAAAGACCCTATTCCAGAAATAAAAAAAGAAGAGGAGAGCAAAGGATTTTTTACTTCCCTCAAAGATAAACTTTTTAAATCTAGAGAGGGATTATTTGGTAAGTTAAAATCTTTTATCTTAGGAAGAAGTGTAATAGATTTTGAAATGTATGAAGAGTTAGAAGATATCCTTATCCAGTCTGATATTGGTATGGATATGACAGTAAAAATAGTTGGTGCTTTAGAAAAAGAAGTAAAAAAGAGAGGAATAAAAGATCCTAAGGATATTTATCCTGTCTTAAAAGAAGTTATGGAAGGTTTCCTTATCAAAGAGGGAAATGATATAGTTATAGAAGATGGTAAATTAAATGTTATTCTTGTAGTTGGTGTAAATGGAGTAGGAAAAACTACTACTATTGGTAAACTAGCTTCTAAATTCGTAAAAGATGGTAAAAAAGTTATACTAGGTGCTGGTGATACATTTAGAGCTGCTGCAATTGAACAGCTTGAAGAATGGGCAAAAAGATCTGGTGCTGAAATAGTTAAAAGTACACAAGGTTCTGATCCTGGGGCTGTTGTCTTTGATACCCTTGCCGCTGCTGAAGCAAGGGGAGCAGATATAGCTATCATAGACACTGCTGGAAGGCTTCATAATAAAAATAACTTAATGAAAGAATTAGAAAAAATTCATAATATCATTAAGAAAAAATTAGGTGATCAGCATTATGAATCTATTCTGGTAATAGATGGTACCACTGGTCAGAATGGACTTTCACAAGCAAAAGTTTTCAATGAAGTAACTGATTTAACTGGTTTCATAATAACTAAATTAGATGGAACTGCTAAAGGGGGGATTGTGTTCAGTATATCTGAAGAGATTAAAAAACCAATTAAGTTTATTGGAGTAGGCGAAAAGATTGAAGATTTAAGGAAGTTTGATGCAAAAGAATATATACAAGCTATATTCGACTAA